In Spartobacteria bacterium, a genomic segment contains:
- a CDS encoding MFS transporter, with product MAAEGKKRGNPLVSVLLNVVIPVVILTVFSKEKFLGPLWGLIVALTFPVSFGIYALLKERRFDVLSIIGVINVFLTGIFGVLKLPPQWIAYKEAAVPLVIGIAVIISLKTPYPLIKSILMNDQVFDVDLLHARLRERGTEDRFEKRLVWLTWGLASSMFLSSILNYVLAKIVLKSTPGTEAFMAELGKMTGLSYPVIVLPSMIVMGFVFWGLTRTLTDLTGLSMDDMLAAELKRE from the coding sequence GAATGTGGTGATTCCTGTGGTGATTTTGACGGTTTTCAGTAAAGAGAAGTTTTTGGGGCCGTTATGGGGGCTGATTGTGGCGCTGACTTTTCCTGTCAGTTTCGGGATCTATGCGCTGCTGAAGGAACGTCGGTTTGATGTGTTGTCGATTATTGGGGTTATTAATGTGTTTCTTACGGGGATTTTTGGCGTATTAAAGCTTCCGCCACAATGGATTGCCTATAAAGAGGCGGCTGTTCCGCTGGTGATCGGGATTGCGGTGATTATATCACTTAAAACGCCGTATCCGCTGATCAAGTCGATTTTAATGAACGACCAGGTTTTTGATGTTGATTTGCTTCATGCGCGGTTACGGGAGCGGGGGACGGAAGATCGTTTTGAAAAGCGGCTGGTGTGGCTGACATGGGGGCTGGCATCCTCGATGTTTTTGTCGTCGATTTTGAATTATGTGTTGGCAAAAATCGTTCTGAAAAGTACGCCGGGGACGGAAGCGTTTATGGCGGAACTGGGCAAAATGACAGGGTTAAGTTATCCTGTGATTGTTTTGCCAAGCATGATCGTTATGGGGTTTGTCTTCTGGGGTCTCACGCGGACGCTTACGGATCTGACAGGGTTGAGTATGGATGATATGCTGGCGGCTGAATTAAAGAGAGAGTGA